Proteins from a genomic interval of Gemmatimonadota bacterium:
- a CDS encoding L-seryl-tRNA(Sec) selenium transferase, with product MPDQVNPSAAGLPAGALTPAVNGTGVILHTGLGRAVLSEAARQAVADAIEGYCTLEINAETGKRGSRHDLVSELLCALTGAESAIVVNNNAAAVMLILHALARDREVIISRGQLVEIGGSFRMPDVMAAGGAQLVGVGATNHTEPDDYRAAITDRTALIMAVHRSNFDLAGMDVSVSLDELASLGRERDIPVVYDQGSGALIDLAAYGQHGLDSGYTVREALDRGVDVVCFSGDKLLGGPQAGIIAGRRDLLDQMKKDPLMRAFRADKMVYAALQATLELFTDPDRLADGHAVTGMIAASAGELESRAHRLAEGLAGRFAHRVDVTVEESSAEIGGGALPVQQLPSRVVALRPEGWTNRQLAAAFRRQSPPVFGRLSGDRFLLDLRTLEERVFPVVESAAGEIADLMDEDASPSENASRSED from the coding sequence ATGCCAGACCAGGTTAATCCATCAGCAGCAGGCCTTCCGGCCGGCGCGTTGACACCCGCCGTAAACGGTACGGGCGTTATACTCCATACCGGGCTGGGACGGGCCGTGCTGTCCGAGGCGGCGCGGCAGGCCGTGGCCGACGCGATCGAGGGATACTGCACGCTGGAGATCAATGCCGAGACGGGCAAGCGAGGTTCGCGTCACGACCTGGTTTCCGAGCTGCTGTGCGCCTTGACCGGAGCGGAATCGGCCATCGTAGTGAATAACAACGCCGCCGCGGTCATGCTGATCCTGCACGCCCTGGCGAGGGACCGCGAAGTCATCATCTCCCGGGGACAACTGGTGGAAATCGGAGGGTCCTTCCGCATGCCGGACGTCATGGCCGCGGGCGGAGCCCAACTCGTTGGGGTGGGAGCGACCAATCACACCGAACCGGACGACTACCGTGCGGCCATCACGGATCGCACGGCCCTCATCATGGCCGTCCACCGGAGCAACTTCGACCTCGCCGGTATGGACGTCTCGGTGTCTCTCGACGAACTGGCGTCGCTGGGCCGTGAGCGGGACATACCGGTCGTGTACGACCAGGGAAGCGGCGCCCTGATCGACCTGGCAGCGTACGGTCAGCACGGCCTGGACAGCGGATACACGGTGCGGGAAGCGCTCGACCGGGGCGTCGACGTGGTCTGCTTCAGCGGCGACAAGCTGCTGGGCGGGCCGCAGGCCGGAATCATCGCGGGCCGGAGGGATCTCCTCGACCAGATGAAGAAGGATCCGCTGATGCGGGCCTTCCGCGCGGACAAGATGGTCTACGCCGCTCTGCAGGCCACCCTGGAGTTGTTTACCGATCCGGACAGGCTTGCCGATGGCCACGCGGTTACGGGTATGATCGCCGCGTCGGCCGGGGAACTCGAATCCAGGGCGCATCGGCTCGCTGAAGGTCTCGCGGGCCGTTTCGCGCATCGCGTCGACGTGACCGTGGAGGAATCCTCCGCCGAGATCGGCGGCGGCGCCCTTCCGGTCCAGCAACTCCCGTCCCGCGTCGTGGCGCTTCGGCCCGAAGGTTGGACGAACCGGCAACTCGCCGCCGCGTTCAGACGGCAGTCGCCGCCCGTATTCGGCCGGCTGTCGGGAGATCGTTTCCTGCTCGACCTGCGTACGCTGGAGGAGCGGGTGTTCCCGGTGGTCGAATCCGCGGCCGGAGAAATCGCGGATCTGATGGATGAAGACGCGTCACCGAGCGAGAATGCGTCACGGAGCGAGGATTGA
- a CDS encoding glucose 1-dehydrogenase yields the protein MKTRHRARMRHGARIEATMSERLKGKVVVITGGGTGIGLGIARCCLEAGAAVMIAQRRIEIAEREAARFRDEGFTVQAQRCDVRRREDVAALLDQAESLLGPVDVMVNNAALTGKSLELRPFMEETDEHWRSVLDINLTGAFIGTQETARRMIASGTSGSIINVSSVAQFAAQEGASAYCASKAGMDGLTKSAAIELAAHGIRVNSIAPGDIHTEQSDRPREDAVGRGATGRFFRDTPLDRRGTPEEIGRVAVFLASDEASFVTGATWLVDGGFLSY from the coding sequence ATGAAGACGCGTCACCGAGCGAGAATGCGTCACGGAGCGAGGATTGAAGCGACTATGAGCGAACGATTGAAAGGCAAAGTCGTGGTCATCACCGGCGGTGGCACCGGCATAGGTCTCGGCATCGCCAGATGCTGTCTCGAAGCGGGAGCCGCCGTGATGATCGCCCAGCGCCGGATCGAAATCGCCGAGCGCGAGGCCGCACGCTTCCGGGACGAGGGTTTCACCGTTCAGGCGCAACGGTGCGACGTGCGCCGAAGAGAGGACGTCGCCGCCCTGCTGGACCAGGCGGAATCGTTGCTCGGGCCCGTGGACGTGATGGTCAATAATGCCGCGCTGACGGGAAAGTCCCTTGAACTACGGCCCTTCATGGAGGAGACGGACGAACACTGGCGCAGCGTCCTCGACATCAACCTGACCGGCGCGTTCATCGGGACGCAGGAGACGGCCCGACGGATGATCGCAAGCGGAACAAGCGGATCGATCATCAACGTCTCGTCCGTTGCCCAGTTCGCCGCGCAGGAAGGCGCCTCCGCCTACTGCGCCAGCAAGGCGGGAATGGACGGCCTCACCAAGTCCGCGGCCATCGAACTGGCGGCGCACGGCATCCGCGTGAACAGCATCGCGCCGGGCGATATTCACACGGAGCAAAGCGACCGGCCGAGGGAGGACGCGGTAGGACGGGGCGCTACGGGAAGGTTCTTCCGGGACACCCCCCTGGACCGCCGGGGAACGCCGGAGGAAATCGGCCGCGTGGCCGTGTTCCTGGCCAGCGACGAGGCGAGTTTCGTTACCGGGGCTACGTGGCTGGTGGACGGGGGATTCCTGAGTTATTAA
- a CDS encoding creatininase family protein yields MNVRDEYRYNRLTWEDMNEAIAMQKVVVLPTGSTEQHGKHLPLDTDAFLVESVCHELGRRIPDRVLVLPTVSYGLNLHHIDFPGTIHIEPEVFIAFCLNITKSVAYHGFEKILIVNGHGSNAPMIDLIARKTVLATESLCFAANYFTFLIDAFNEVRESEVLAHADELETSLYLHLAGDRVKMDKAAPDMDRVGKYFSSDSTGTVRFNDFWGRWTGLGVHGDPTPATAEKGRIIFDASVEGLIELVDDIEKWPIEQRSDQHTGPVQRGIRW; encoded by the coding sequence ATGAACGTGCGGGATGAATACCGTTACAACCGGCTGACCTGGGAGGACATGAACGAGGCGATCGCCATGCAGAAGGTGGTGGTCCTGCCCACGGGTTCCACCGAGCAACACGGCAAGCACCTGCCGCTGGACACGGACGCCTTCCTGGTCGAATCGGTCTGCCATGAACTGGGACGGCGCATCCCCGACCGCGTCCTCGTCCTGCCCACGGTCTCCTACGGGCTGAACCTGCACCACATCGACTTCCCGGGCACGATCCACATAGAGCCCGAGGTTTTCATCGCCTTCTGCCTGAACATCACCAAGAGCGTGGCCTACCACGGCTTCGAGAAGATCCTGATTGTAAACGGCCATGGCTCCAACGCGCCGATGATCGACCTGATCGCCCGGAAGACGGTGCTTGCCACGGAGTCGCTGTGTTTCGCTGCCAACTACTTCACCTTCCTGATCGATGCCTTCAACGAAGTCAGGGAATCGGAGGTGTTGGCTCACGCCGACGAACTGGAGACGTCCCTGTACCTGCACCTGGCCGGCGATCGCGTAAAGATGGACAAGGCCGCGCCGGACATGGACCGGGTGGGGAAGTACTTCTCCTCCGACAGCACGGGGACGGTGCGATTCAATGATTTCTGGGGAAGATGGACGGGCCTGGGGGTCCACGGCGACCCGACGCCGGCGACGGCCGAGAAGGGCAGGATTATCTTCGACGCGTCCGTGGAAGGCCTGATTGAGCTGGTCGACGATATCGAGAAGTGGCCGATCGAGCAGCGCAGCGATCAGCACACGGGGCCGGTGCAGCGCGGAATACGGTGGTGA
- a CDS encoding phytanoyl-CoA dioxygenase family protein, which yields MNEAEIFEFDLNGYIMYRNVLTPDQVDHMNGVLDQHLTDESYNFRFLELDPMFMEVMALPRTLNILKTMIGGWMRLDHAYGLQMDTRSEERGDIRPNLHGGPLEDNGEHHYQWFNGKMYNGLTVVMYALKDVNPGDGGFICVPGSHKTNMDFKPAVDSHFVVNPTFKAGDMLIFTEALVHGTDTWTSADKRRSLLYKYSPGHSTWAIPENWEKLQALAANDLQRDLLRAPSIEGRTPVEIPDA from the coding sequence ATGAACGAAGCCGAGATCTTCGAATTCGACCTCAACGGTTACATCATGTACCGGAATGTGCTGACCCCGGACCAGGTCGACCATATGAACGGGGTGCTCGATCAGCACCTCACCGATGAATCCTACAATTTCCGTTTTCTTGAACTCGACCCCATGTTCATGGAGGTCATGGCCCTGCCCCGGACGCTGAACATCCTTAAAACGATGATCGGTGGATGGATGCGTCTGGACCACGCTTACGGGCTCCAGATGGATACGCGCTCCGAAGAGCGGGGCGATATAAGGCCAAACCTCCACGGCGGACCGCTGGAAGACAACGGCGAACACCACTACCAGTGGTTCAATGGAAAGATGTACAATGGGCTGACTGTCGTCATGTATGCGCTCAAAGACGTCAACCCCGGCGACGGCGGTTTCATCTGCGTGCCGGGGAGCCACAAGACCAACATGGACTTCAAACCGGCGGTGGACTCGCACTTCGTCGTGAATCCCACCTTCAAGGCCGGCGACATGCTGATCTTCACGGAAGCGCTGGTCCACGGGACCGACACGTGGACCTCGGCGGACAAGCGGCGCTCCCTGCTGTACAAGTACTCTCCAGGACATTCCACGTGGGCGATTCCGGAGAACTGGGAGAAACTGCAGGCGCTCGCCGCCAATGACCTGCAGCGCGACCTGCTCAGAGCGCCCAGCATCGAGGGCCGGACGCCGGTGGAAATCCCGGATGCGTGA
- a CDS encoding phytanoyl-CoA dioxygenase family protein, producing the protein MTIPAVQAAPDPFEPEPYLALTESQRQQFDEDGFILIEDALSPDHVDRLIGVVEELNEKHRKSHGTAPDAAYQIRNALAHHDELFALIEYPKILPMVVDVMGVNIQIRTSHVDVRPPMKDHEETELGVSGSFFPWHSDAPNYGYPITNGVVPFLEVKVGYYLTDLTEHNSGAICVVRGSHLRSPELIHDPDYHIDPEDIVEVNVRPGTAMVWRTALWHCLTPNLSDRTRKCLYYGYNYRWARPGDYDRQDPELLARCTPVQRQLLGSNTTEDGVVYQDGDPAHPASRYWRPEPGDVPLETWAEGQMKKKRAREWRRWKRRNRLPFGAVGSPVVAEGDQPGALE; encoded by the coding sequence ATGACTATTCCCGCTGTCCAGGCCGCGCCTGACCCCTTTGAACCTGAACCTTACCTGGCGCTCACCGAATCGCAGCGGCAACAATTCGACGAAGACGGCTTCATCCTGATCGAGGACGCCCTCTCGCCGGACCATGTCGACCGGTTGATCGGCGTCGTCGAAGAGCTTAATGAGAAACACCGCAAGTCGCATGGGACCGCTCCGGACGCCGCGTACCAGATCCGCAATGCCCTGGCCCACCACGACGAGCTCTTCGCGTTGATCGAATATCCGAAGATCCTGCCGATGGTCGTGGACGTCATGGGCGTCAACATCCAGATCCGGACTTCTCACGTGGACGTGCGACCGCCTATGAAAGACCACGAAGAAACAGAACTGGGGGTGTCCGGCAGTTTCTTCCCCTGGCACTCCGACGCACCCAACTACGGCTACCCGATCACGAACGGCGTCGTCCCTTTCTTAGAGGTCAAGGTCGGGTACTACCTCACCGATCTCACCGAGCACAACAGCGGCGCCATCTGCGTCGTACGCGGCAGCCACCTCCGTTCGCCTGAACTGATTCACGATCCGGATTACCACATCGACCCGGAGGACATCGTCGAGGTGAACGTCCGTCCGGGGACCGCCATGGTCTGGCGCACGGCCCTGTGGCATTGCCTGACGCCCAACCTGTCCGATCGTACGCGCAAGTGCCTCTACTACGGATACAACTACCGCTGGGCGCGCCCCGGGGACTACGACCGACAGGATCCTGAATTGCTAGCGCGATGTACGCCGGTCCAGCGTCAGCTTCTGGGCTCCAACACCACGGAGGATGGCGTAGTCTACCAGGACGGCGACCCGGCCCATCCAGCTTCCAGGTACTGGCGTCCCGAACCCGGTGACGTACCCCTGGAAACATGGGCGGAAGGGCAGATGAAGAAAAAGAGAGCCAGGGAATGGAGGCGATGGAAAAGAAGGAACAGGCTGCCCTTCGGCGCGGTGGGATCGCCGGTTGTGGCGGAGGGAGACCAACCAGGGGCCCTGGAGTAA
- a CDS encoding mandelate racemase/muconate lactonizing enzyme family protein gives MRTVTIGASTIIRLDTNQDIHGLGEVRDGASKTYALALKSRILGENPCDVDRIFRKIRQFGHHARQAGGVCAVEMALMDLAGKAYGVPAYQLAGGKFRDRVRIYCDTTSTPDAEEMGHRLKERMDRGFTFLKMDVGIGLLKDIPGTLSAPAGMLDTLHIMHPFTGIRLTDKGIGLLSDYVAGVRDIVGYEIPLAVDHFGHIGVEDCIRLGKALDRYNLAWYEDMVPWQFTEQYVRLRDACDTPICTGEDIYLREGFMELFEKRAISVCHPDLATSGGILETKKIGDTAQEYGISMALHMSAMPIAQMASVHCAAATENFIALEHHHVDVPWWDDLVTGLPNPSVQDGYMTVPDAPGLGIELNEEAIREHISEKDPGYFEPTDEWNALRSHDRLWS, from the coding sequence ATGCGCACCGTGACGATCGGCGCATCAACGATCATCAGGCTCGATACTAACCAGGACATCCACGGCCTCGGAGAGGTGCGGGACGGCGCCAGCAAGACCTACGCCCTGGCCCTCAAGTCGCGCATCCTGGGCGAAAACCCCTGCGACGTCGACAGGATCTTCAGAAAGATTCGGCAGTTTGGCCACCACGCCCGGCAGGCCGGCGGCGTATGCGCCGTCGAGATGGCCCTCATGGACCTCGCGGGCAAGGCCTACGGCGTGCCGGCCTATCAACTGGCGGGCGGCAAATTCCGAGACCGCGTTCGTATTTACTGCGATACGACGTCGACCCCGGATGCCGAAGAGATGGGGCACCGCCTGAAGGAACGCATGGACCGGGGGTTTACCTTTCTGAAGATGGACGTGGGCATCGGCCTTTTAAAGGACATACCCGGTACGCTGTCGGCTCCCGCCGGGATGCTGGATACCCTCCACATCATGCATCCCTTCACGGGCATCAGGCTGACGGACAAAGGCATCGGCCTGCTGTCGGACTATGTCGCCGGGGTTCGGGATATCGTCGGTTACGAGATCCCGCTGGCCGTCGACCACTTCGGGCACATCGGCGTAGAGGACTGCATCCGACTGGGCAAGGCGCTGGACCGGTACAACCTGGCCTGGTACGAGGACATGGTCCCGTGGCAGTTCACCGAGCAGTACGTCCGCCTGCGTGACGCCTGCGACACGCCGATCTGCACAGGCGAGGATATCTATCTCCGGGAAGGGTTCATGGAACTCTTCGAAAAACGGGCCATATCCGTGTGCCATCCCGACCTGGCCACTTCGGGCGGAATACTGGAAACCAAGAAGATCGGCGATACGGCCCAGGAATACGGTATTTCCATGGCGCTGCACATGTCCGCCATGCCCATCGCCCAGATGGCCAGCGTGCACTGCGCCGCGGCCACGGAGAACTTCATCGCCCTGGAGCACCACCACGTGGACGTGCCCTGGTGGGACGACCTGGTGACCGGTCTGCCGAATCCGTCGGTCCAGGACGGATACATGACGGTGCCGGACGCGCCGGGCCTGGGGATCGAGCTGAACGAAGAGGCCATACGCGAGCACATCAGCGAGAAGGATCCCGGTTACTTCGAACCCACCGACGAGTGGAACGCGTTACGGTCTCACGACCGCCTGTGGAGTTGA
- a CDS encoding phytanoyl-CoA dioxygenase family protein codes for MSLTQAQIDEFRAAGFLNVGRVYADDEADALRDRLMTVIAGTSRGRAEAVRNIAGEDLEAERDVVIQVVNTWQADDGFRVHLYHPEICRMACDLIGTDVLRVWHDQIQYKPPRRGGATDWHQDHPYWPIIQPADLVSAWVALDDATIENGCMRMVPRSHHWGPHKGGTIGTNEDGFTPEPDRSLIPDDEEVEIVPCEVRKGECMFHHCLTWHGSPPNPSDNGRPAIAVHYMPGWTRYQPTRTHIMERRVDVEPGDLLTGHYFPTVWDHGPVEPPARWSEETPNGGQRRETG; via the coding sequence AGTTCAGAGCGGCAGGATTTCTCAACGTCGGCCGCGTTTACGCCGATGATGAGGCGGACGCCCTGCGGGACCGTCTGATGACCGTCATCGCGGGCACTTCCCGCGGCAGGGCCGAGGCGGTTCGGAATATAGCCGGCGAGGATCTGGAGGCGGAACGGGACGTGGTGATCCAGGTGGTCAACACCTGGCAAGCTGACGACGGGTTCAGGGTCCACCTCTACCACCCGGAGATCTGCCGGATGGCATGCGACCTGATCGGTACCGACGTGCTGCGGGTGTGGCACGACCAGATCCAGTACAAGCCGCCCCGGCGAGGCGGGGCAACCGACTGGCACCAGGATCATCCCTACTGGCCGATCATCCAGCCGGCCGACCTGGTGAGCGCCTGGGTGGCCCTGGACGACGCCACCATCGAGAACGGCTGCATGCGCATGGTGCCGCGCAGCCACCACTGGGGGCCCCACAAGGGCGGCACGATAGGGACGAACGAAGACGGCTTTACGCCGGAACCCGACCGGTCCCTCATCCCGGATGACGAAGAGGTCGAGATCGTCCCCTGCGAGGTAAGGAAAGGCGAGTGCATGTTCCACCACTGCCTGACCTGGCACGGCAGCCCGCCCAATCCGTCCGACAACGGCCGGCCGGCCATCGCGGTGCATTACATGCCCGGATGGACGAGGTACCAGCCCACCCGGACCCATATCATGGAGCGGCGGGTCGACGTCGAACCCGGCGATCTGCTGACCGGTCATTACTTCCCCACCGTGTGGGATCACGGCCCGGTCGAACCGCCGGCGCGCTGGTCCGAGGAAACTCCGAACGGCGGACAACGCCGGGAAACGGGTTGA